In the genome of Paenibacillus sp. GP183, the window CCTTTGTCTCAGGCCTCGCGTAAGCGCAAGCGAAACTTCCGAGTTCATGACCGGCATGCCTTTGAATGCGCTCTTTACGGCGTGTACAAGCTGGTCGGAAGACACCGTTTTCAATACATAGCTGATTGCGCCGGCTTCCACGGCCTCTACAACTTTCGCTTCCTCCAAAAAGCTGGTAAGCATAATGACTTTGATATGCGAAAATTGCTCGGAAATCAGCTTCGTCGCTTCAATCCCATCCATGACAGGCATCGTAAGATCCATTAAAATAACATCAGGAAGTCCTTCGGGAAAGCCAACCTTAAGCTTATCCAAAGCTTCCTTTCCATGCACAGCCTCTGCGATGATTTGCAGATCAGGCTCCAGAGATAAATAAGTACGCAGCCCGACCCTTACCATATCGTGATCGTCGACAATCATGACTCTGATAACGCTATTCATTCGTTTGTTCCTCCCCCAATATTGTTAGGTCTGCAGTGTCGGTGAATCTAGGAATCTGGACTCTCACCCTGGTTCCAGACCCCAGCTTGCTGAAAACCTCGGTGCTTCCACCCAGCTTCTGTGCCCTCTCCCGCATCGTCGACAGGCCGTGAGAGGCTGATGGAATTTCGCTGCGTTCAAAGCCTTGGCCGTTATCCTGCAGTTGCAAAATGTACTGATGCTCTCTTTCATATAATGAAAGCTGGATTTGTTTCGCGGAAGCATGTTTGACGATATTCGCCATGCCTTCCTGAATAATAAGAAACAGCTGGTGCTCAATAGCCTCCGATATGCCTTCCTGCAGCACCACCTCTAGTTGTCCCTGCAGCTCATTGGCACGGCAATATTCCGGGAACCATTTATAGAGCGCCTCCTCCAGCGACATATCCTGCAGCTCAATCGGCCTCAATTGGGAAATCAAGCCCCTCATTTGCTTTTGTGCGTGATGCGACATTTGGATAAGCTGGTCCATGACACTTGCTGATGCAGCAGGATTACGATCCATGATTTTCGGCAGCGAAGAAGCCGCCATGTGAATAGCGAACAGCTCCTGGCTGACGGTATCGTGAAGATCCCGCGCCAGCCGCCTTCTCTCCTCCATCACGGCCGCTTCTGTTTGCTGCTGATCCTGCAAAGCCTCCGCTTCTCCCAGCTTTTGCAGGAGCTGCACTTTTTGCTCCACGGCAGAGGCCATCACATTAAAGGATTCAAATAAATAACGAAAGGAATCTACGGGCTCCATGTTCATTCTGCTCTTGAAATTCC includes:
- a CDS encoding response regulator transcription factor encodes the protein MNSVIRVMIVDDHDMVRVGLRTYLSLEPDLQIIAEAVHGKEALDKLKVGFPEGLPDVILMDLTMPVMDGIEATKLISEQFSHIKVIMLTSFLEEAKVVEAVEAGAISYVLKTVSSDQLVHAVKSAFKGMPVMNSEVSLALTRGLRQRTANSDDEALTLREKEVLMLIADGKNNKDISEELHISIKTVKTHVSNLLMKCELEDRTQLAIFAHRKGWVEKTAK
- a CDS encoding histidine kinase is translated as MYKLRMFNMKWQLLGYFFTASLITVCALYIALEYFQVELANILFRFGLLALLLFVGLVIGYVATKRWQRKLDELHVAMLELSKGNFKSRMNMEPVDSFRYLFESFNVMASAVEQKVQLLQKLGEAEALQDQQQTEAAVMEERRRLARDLHDTVSQELFAIHMAASSLPKIMDRNPAASASVMDQLIQMSHHAQKQMRGLISQLRPIELQDMSLEEALYKWFPEYCRANELQGQLEVVLQEGISEAIEHQLFLIIQEGMANIVKHASAKQIQLSLYEREHQYILQLQDNGQGFERSEIPSASHGLSTMRERAQKLGGSTEVFSKLGSGTRVRVQIPRFTDTADLTILGEEQTNE